One segment of Gammaproteobacteria bacterium DNA contains the following:
- a CDS encoding TonB C-terminal domain-containing protein: MTAAVMQARSQRLLPWVYSVLLHAAFLALMVLSFHWTNSTLPSLGGSSQVAQPVQATVVDQKLISQQMALLQAQEKQKQEARQKLEQQAQAAKTEREQEQQKLAQLQQQQAAAQQALNAKLAELQQQAQAEKAQQDKIAKLKAQAATAAKKRQNTQRQAELQREIAVEQGALNARRASLLQQWTALVRQKVESNWNQPANAPANLSCKVQVEQVPGGTVANAQIVSCNGNEAIQQSVITAVLRSSPLPPPPEPSLFQRVFVLNFTPQNIPGN, from the coding sequence ATGACGGCCGCCGTGATGCAAGCCCGCTCACAACGCCTGCTGCCCTGGGTTTATTCGGTGCTGCTGCACGCCGCGTTTCTGGCGCTGATGGTCCTGAGTTTTCACTGGACCAACTCCACGTTGCCCTCGTTGGGCGGTTCGTCGCAGGTTGCGCAGCCGGTGCAGGCCACGGTGGTGGACCAGAAACTGATCAGTCAGCAGATGGCCTTGCTGCAGGCGCAGGAGAAACAAAAGCAGGAGGCTCGACAGAAACTGGAACAGCAGGCGCAGGCCGCCAAGACCGAACGCGAACAGGAGCAGCAGAAACTTGCCCAGTTGCAACAGCAACAGGCAGCCGCGCAACAGGCGCTGAACGCCAAGCTCGCCGAGTTGCAACAACAGGCGCAGGCGGAGAAAGCGCAGCAGGACAAAATCGCCAAACTCAAGGCCCAGGCCGCCACGGCAGCCAAGAAACGGCAAAACACCCAGCGTCAGGCCGAATTGCAGCGCGAGATCGCAGTCGAGCAGGGTGCGCTCAATGCTCGACGTGCGTCCCTGTTGCAACAATGGACGGCACTGGTCAGGCAGAAGGTGGAGAGCAACTGGAATCAACCGGCCAATGCACCGGCCAATTTGAGCTGCAAGGTGCAGGTCGAGCAGGTGCCAGGCGGCACCGTGGCGAATGCGCAGATTGTTTCCTGCAACGGCAACGAGGCAATACAGCAGTCCGTGATTACCGCGGTGCTGCGTTCCTCACCGTTGCCGCCGCCACCCGAGCCGTCGTTGTTCCAGCGCGTGTTTGTATTAAACTTCACACCGCAAAACATTCCGGGGAATTGA
- the tolR gene encoding protein TolR, whose protein sequence is MAGRRGKQRVISEINVVPYIDVMLVLLIIFMITAPLLSQGVKVNLPRASAKPLDLKPDETPVVLTVTADGRYYLNIGAHPDEPIDARLVVATVAAVLKLRPGTHVVVRGDRDARYDSVLRGMVLLQAAGAPSVGLETNPNNPPRVEITGKS, encoded by the coding sequence ATGGCCGGACGGCGCGGCAAGCAGCGGGTGATAAGCGAGATCAACGTCGTGCCCTACATTGACGTGATGCTGGTGTTGCTGATCATCTTCATGATCACTGCGCCCTTGCTCAGTCAGGGCGTGAAGGTGAATCTGCCCAGGGCCAGCGCCAAGCCGCTGGATCTCAAACCCGACGAGACTCCGGTAGTGCTTACGGTCACGGCTGATGGCAGGTATTACCTCAATATCGGCGCACACCCGGATGAGCCAATAGACGCACGTCTGGTGGTGGCTACGGTAGCGGCGGTGCTCAAACTCAGGCCCGGCACACACGTGGTGGTGCGCGGCGATCGCGACGCCCGCTACGATTCGGTACTGCGTGGCATGGTCCTGCTGCAGGCAGCAGGCGCTCCGAGTGTGGGCCTGGAAACCAATCCCAACAATCCGCCGCGCGTGGAAATCACCGGCAAGTCATGA
- the tolQ gene encoding protein TolQ, with amino-acid sequence MNGQESFLEIALHASLVVKIVLLILVAASLASWAVIFRKHRMLREARVAADTFEKRFWSGGEIANFYKEISGAGAESGMESIFESGFGEFARLRKQSDAQGLVIEGSRRAMRVAQLREVDRLEEHLSFLATVGSTSPYVGLFGTVWGIMNAFHGLGNVQQATIAMVAPGISEALIATAMGLIAAIPAVIAYNRFANHVERLETRFDGFLDEFSTILQRHVGTRAVPAQG; translated from the coding sequence ATGAATGGTCAGGAATCGTTTCTGGAAATTGCCCTGCACGCGAGCCTGGTGGTGAAAATCGTGCTGCTCATCCTGGTAGCGGCATCGCTGGCCTCCTGGGCGGTGATTTTCCGCAAACACCGCATGCTCAGAGAGGCGCGGGTTGCCGCCGACACCTTCGAGAAGCGCTTCTGGTCCGGCGGCGAGATTGCCAACTTTTACAAGGAGATCAGCGGCGCAGGCGCGGAGAGCGGCATGGAAAGCATCTTTGAATCAGGCTTCGGCGAATTCGCACGCCTGCGCAAGCAGAGCGACGCCCAGGGTCTGGTCATCGAGGGTTCGCGCCGCGCCATGCGCGTGGCGCAGCTGCGCGAGGTGGATCGGCTGGAGGAGCATCTGTCATTTCTGGCCACGGTGGGTTCCACCAGTCCGTACGTCGGATTGTTCGGCACCGTGTGGGGCATCATGAATGCGTTTCACGGCCTCGGCAACGTGCAGCAGGCCACTATTGCCATGGTGGCGCCGGGCATTTCCGAAGCGCTGATTGCCACCGCCATGGGCCTGATCGCGGCGATTCCCGCGGTCATTGCCTACAATCGCTTCGCCAACCATGTGGAGCGCCTGGAAACGCGCTTTGACGGTTTTCTCGACGAATTTTCCACCATCCTGCAGCGCCACGTAGGCACACGCGCCGTGCCGGCGCAGGGGTAA
- the ybgC gene encoding tol-pal system-associated acyl-CoA thioesterase yields MVPYAVFTWPVRVYYEDTDAGGVVYHANYLKFLERARTEWLRHLGFEQDDLRRRLGILFVVTGLKLDYHKPARFNDELAVSVKILHRRRASLTFAQALHRLDAEHARLCSAEVTVVCVDSASFKPQPWPREIAVELQ; encoded by the coding sequence CTGGTCCCATACGCTGTATTCACCTGGCCGGTGCGCGTGTATTACGAGGACACCGACGCGGGTGGCGTGGTGTATCACGCCAATTATCTGAAGTTTCTGGAGCGCGCACGCACCGAATGGCTGCGTCATCTGGGTTTCGAGCAGGACGACCTGCGCCGGCGTTTGGGCATATTGTTCGTGGTGACCGGCCTGAAGCTCGACTATCATAAGCCCGCGCGTTTCAACGACGAGCTGGCGGTAAGCGTCAAAATCCTGCACCGGCGGCGCGCCAGCCTGACGTTTGCCCAAGCGCTCCACCGTCTGGACGCGGAGCACGCACGGCTGTGTTCCGCCGAAGTCACGGTAGTGTGCGTGGACAGCGCAAGTTTCAAACCCCAACCCTGGCCGCGGGAAATCGCGGTGGAGCTGCAGTAA
- the ruvB gene encoding Holliday junction branch migration DNA helicase RuvB, with product MTDERLVAARTTPEDEAIDRSIRPRTLAEYIGQPAVREQMEIFIGAARQRQEALDHVLIFGPPGLGKTTLAHIIAHELGVNLRQTSGPVLERPGDLAALLTNLEPRDVLFVDEIHRLSAVVEEVLYPALEDYKLDIMIGEGPAARSIKLDVPPFTLVGATTRAGLLTSPLRDRFGIVQRLEFYSHEELARIVARAAHILALACDAGGTREIATRARGTPRIANRLLRRVRDFAQVKADGRITAAVARQAMDLLEVDVHGFDQLDRRLLLTVIEKFDGGPVGVDSLAAAIGEERGTIEDVLEPFLIQQGYLMRTARGRMASKAAYQHFGLKPPARDPSVDLFDGAPG from the coding sequence ATGACCGACGAACGCCTGGTAGCGGCCCGGACCACGCCCGAGGACGAGGCCATAGACCGCAGCATCCGGCCGCGCACGCTGGCCGAGTACATCGGCCAGCCGGCGGTGCGCGAGCAGATGGAAATCTTCATCGGTGCCGCACGCCAGCGCCAGGAAGCGCTCGATCATGTGCTGATTTTCGGGCCGCCGGGCCTGGGCAAGACTACGCTGGCGCACATCATCGCGCACGAACTGGGCGTCAATCTGCGCCAGACTTCGGGTCCGGTGCTGGAGCGACCCGGAGATCTGGCGGCGCTGCTCACCAATCTCGAACCGCGTGACGTGCTGTTTGTGGACGAAATTCATCGCTTGAGCGCGGTGGTGGAGGAAGTGCTGTATCCGGCACTCGAGGATTACAAGCTCGACATCATGATTGGCGAAGGACCCGCGGCGCGTTCCATAAAGCTCGACGTCCCGCCGTTCACGCTCGTGGGCGCCACCACACGCGCGGGTCTGCTGACATCGCCCCTGCGCGACCGCTTCGGTATCGTGCAGCGTCTGGAGTTCTACAGCCACGAGGAACTGGCGCGTATCGTAGCGCGCGCGGCGCACATTCTGGCCCTGGCTTGTGACGCCGGCGGCACGCGTGAAATCGCCACGCGTGCGCGCGGTACGCCGCGCATCGCAAACCGGTTGTTGCGCCGGGTGCGGGATTTTGCCCAGGTGAAGGCCGATGGCCGCATCACGGCGGCGGTGGCGCGCCAAGCCATGGACCTGCTGGAGGTGGATGTACACGGTTTCGATCAACTGGATCGCCGCCTGCTGCTGACCGTGATCGAAAAGTTCGATGGCGGGCCGGTGGGCGTGGACAGTCTGGCGGCAGCCATCGGCGAGGAGCGCGGCACCATCGAGGACGTGCTCGAGCCGTTCCTGATCCAGCAGGGGTATTTGATGCGCACCGCCCGCGGGCGCATGGCCAGCAAGGCCGCGTACCAGCATTTCGGCCTGAAGCCGCCGGCGCGCGATCCATCCGTGGACCTGTTTGACGGCGCTCCGGGCTGA
- the ruvA gene encoding Holliday junction branch migration protein RuvA, translating to MIGFLRGRILQRQAPHLLVDVQGVGYEVEAPMSTFYGLPEVGAEVMLYTHLAVREDAHVLFGFGTETERRLFRALIRVNGVGPRLALTILSGVSVENFVRCVRDNDSAALTRLPGIGRKTAERLVVEMRDRLEDAGGDAVTRNAPMTARDEAMSALVSLGYKPPEAGRMLQAIKDTGISSAELIRRALQNAARAG from the coding sequence ATGATCGGATTCCTGCGCGGCCGCATTCTGCAGCGCCAGGCGCCGCACCTGCTGGTGGATGTGCAGGGCGTGGGCTACGAAGTCGAGGCACCGATGTCCACGTTCTACGGTCTGCCCGAGGTGGGCGCCGAGGTCATGCTGTATACGCATCTCGCAGTGCGCGAGGACGCGCATGTACTGTTCGGCTTCGGCACAGAAACCGAGCGGCGCCTGTTCCGTGCGCTGATACGCGTCAACGGTGTGGGGCCGCGCTTGGCGCTCACCATCCTCTCGGGAGTAAGCGTGGAGAATTTCGTGCGCTGCGTGCGTGACAATGACAGTGCGGCGCTCACGCGCCTGCCGGGCATCGGCAGGAAAACCGCGGAACGCCTGGTGGTGGAGATGCGCGACCGCCTGGAGGATGCCGGCGGCGACGCCGTGACCCGCAACGCGCCGATGACCGCGCGCGACGAGGCCATGTCGGCGCTGGTAAGCCTGGGTTACAAACCGCCGGAAGCCGGTCGCATGTTGCAGGCCATCAAGGACACCGGCATCAGCAGTGCCGAATTGATCCGCCGCGCGCTGCAGAACGCGGCGCGCGCCGGTTAA
- the ruvC gene encoding crossover junction endodeoxyribonuclease RuvC, which translates to MRILGIDPGSLFTGYGVVDYDGQHLGHVASGCIRVTGSDFSARLRGIFQGVGAVLAEFRPEELAVEKAFVHKNVDSALKLGQARAAAICATLELDVPLFEYTPREVKLALTGKGGADKPQVQHMVKILLGLQGRMQPDSADALAVAICHAHSRRLRRQLAEAR; encoded by the coding sequence GTGCGCATACTCGGCATTGACCCCGGTTCGCTGTTCACCGGTTACGGCGTGGTGGATTATGACGGACAGCATCTGGGGCACGTGGCCAGCGGCTGCATCCGCGTGACCGGCAGCGATTTCAGTGCACGCCTGCGCGGAATTTTCCAGGGTGTAGGCGCGGTGCTGGCGGAATTCAGGCCCGAGGAACTGGCGGTGGAAAAGGCCTTTGTGCACAAGAATGTCGACAGCGCACTGAAACTGGGGCAGGCGCGCGCCGCCGCCATTTGCGCCACGCTCGAACTGGATGTGCCGCTGTTCGAATATACCCCGAGAGAGGTGAAACTGGCGCTCACCGGCAAGGGCGGCGCGGACAAGCCGCAGGTGCAACACATGGTCAAAATCCTGCTGGGTCTGCAGGGACGCATGCAGCCCGACAGCGCCGATGCGCTGGCTGTGGCCATCTGTCACGCCCACAGCCGCCGGCTGCGCCGGCAGCTGGCGGAGGCACGATGA
- a CDS encoding YebC/PmpR family DNA-binding transcriptional regulator, whose product MSGHSKWANIQHRKSAQDAKRGKLFTRLIREITTAARHGDPTPGNNPRLRLAVDNALRANMTRDTIERAIKRGAGEPGAAALEEARYEGYAPGGVAIIVECLTDNRTRTVGEVRHAFTKHAGNMGADGSVGYLFNKCGVLRFAAGSSEAALMETALAAGAEDILTAEDGSFEVLTDPVVFHDVRQAMESAGLMPESAEVTLRASTAVPLSVEQAPVVLALLEALEDLDDVQAVYSNAEFPEALLKAS is encoded by the coding sequence ATGTCCGGTCACAGCAAGTGGGCCAACATCCAGCATCGCAAGTCTGCCCAGGACGCCAAGCGCGGCAAGCTGTTTACGCGCCTGATCCGCGAGATCACCACCGCCGCACGTCACGGTGATCCAACTCCCGGCAACAATCCACGCCTGCGCCTCGCGGTGGACAATGCCCTGCGCGCTAACATGACCAGGGACACCATCGAACGCGCCATCAAACGCGGTGCGGGCGAACCCGGAGCTGCGGCACTGGAAGAGGCACGCTACGAGGGCTATGCACCGGGCGGCGTAGCCATCATCGTCGAGTGCCTCACCGACAATCGTACGCGTACCGTGGGCGAGGTGCGGCACGCGTTCACCAAGCACGCAGGCAACATGGGTGCGGACGGTTCGGTTGGCTATCTGTTCAACAAATGCGGCGTGCTCAGGTTTGCAGCTGGAAGCAGCGAAGCGGCATTGATGGAGACGGCGCTCGCGGCGGGCGCGGAGGACATCCTGACGGCCGAAGATGGCAGCTTCGAGGTACTCACCGATCCAGTCGTGTTTCACGACGTCAGGCAAGCCATGGAAAGCGCCGGTCTGATGCCGGAATCCGCCGAGGTCACACTGCGTGCGTCCACCGCGGTGCCGCTCTCGGTCGAGCAGGCGCCAGTGGTGCTGGCGTTGCTGGAAGCACTCGAAGACCTGGATGACGTGCAGGCGGTGTATTCCAACGCCGAGTTTCCCGAGGCCCTGCTCAAGGCCTCGTGA
- a CDS encoding YfaZ family outer membrane protein — protein MLMRRAGWLMVFMLAACAAFAAQANDLNVNLGSNAASINYAAGLTNTGLQAEVGYLHHTDYVDIGSAGLTVVGNANPVGSPFVFAVGGKLFFISPKQYNGNGTVLALGGHFNYTWPTYNRFTIGGELYVAPKVVSFNNADRYLQYGVTAGYEILRNAELYVGYRHVSAAFTGTSTVTLDNTFMVGLNLSF, from the coding sequence ATGCTCATGCGCCGCGCGGGCTGGCTGATGGTGTTCATGCTTGCGGCGTGTGCCGCGTTCGCGGCTCAGGCGAATGACCTGAACGTAAATCTGGGCAGCAATGCCGCGTCCATAAATTATGCGGCGGGTCTCACCAATACCGGGCTGCAAGCCGAGGTCGGTTACCTGCATCACACCGATTACGTGGACATCGGCAGCGCCGGCCTGACCGTGGTGGGCAACGCCAACCCGGTGGGCTCGCCGTTTGTGTTTGCCGTGGGCGGCAAGCTGTTCTTCATCAGTCCCAAGCAGTACAACGGCAATGGCACAGTGCTGGCTCTCGGCGGGCATTTCAATTACACCTGGCCGACCTACAACCGCTTCACCATTGGTGGTGAGCTGTACGTGGCACCCAAGGTTGTGTCCTTCAACAATGCGGATCGCTACCTGCAGTACGGGGTAACCGCCGGCTATGAAATCCTGCGTAACGCCGAACTGTACGTCGGCTACCGGCACGTGTCCGCGGCTTTTACCGGCACCAGCACGGTAACCCTGGACAACACCTTCATGGTGGGGCTGAACCTGAGCTTCTGA
- a CDS encoding glucosaminidase domain-containing protein, whose amino-acid sequence MLLSAIPFLAAGFIVWYHGQRPAPPPPLIAQAKLIPIKPPSATALENIFSSQDYSWPPQAAVPPYAIQSLPYGFNTLDPEEKKTVFFRALLPMVLAENLHIWNQRVFLLQQFGHGSIDPLSDAGQELASIANQYKVSGDLNDPKVRETLLSRVDIIPVALVLAQAAQESGWGTSRFALEANNLFGIWTWDSEQGSVPVNRPGDASHLVRVYPDLQSSVRAYLHNINIGFAYVDFRNMRAHMRASGQALDALELAGALNRYSITGSAYIDNIRAMIRGNDLGKLSSLTLGNSGG is encoded by the coding sequence ATGCTGCTGTCGGCGATCCCCTTCCTGGCCGCAGGCTTCATTGTCTGGTACCACGGGCAGCGCCCGGCTCCCCCGCCACCGCTGATTGCCCAGGCCAAACTGATTCCCATCAAGCCGCCCTCAGCCACGGCGCTCGAGAACATTTTTTCCAGCCAGGACTACTCCTGGCCGCCGCAAGCTGCGGTGCCGCCGTATGCCATCCAGAGCCTGCCCTACGGTTTTAACACCCTGGACCCGGAAGAGAAGAAGACGGTATTTTTTCGCGCGCTCCTGCCCATGGTGCTGGCGGAAAACCTGCACATCTGGAACCAGCGGGTGTTTCTGCTGCAGCAGTTTGGGCACGGCAGCATTGATCCGCTGTCAGACGCCGGCCAGGAACTGGCGAGCATAGCCAATCAGTACAAGGTAAGCGGCGACCTGAACGATCCCAAAGTGCGCGAAACGCTCTTGAGCCGCGTGGACATCATCCCGGTTGCACTGGTGCTCGCGCAGGCGGCGCAGGAAAGCGGCTGGGGAACCTCGCGCTTTGCGCTTGAGGCCAACAATTTGTTCGGCATCTGGACCTGGGACAGCGAACAGGGCAGCGTGCCGGTCAACCGTCCCGGCGATGCCAGTCACCTGGTGCGCGTCTACCCTGACCTGCAAAGCTCGGTGCGTGCCTATCTGCACAATATCAACATAGGCTTCGCGTATGTGGACTTCCGCAATATGCGCGCGCACATGCGCGCCAGTGGTCAAGCGCTGGATGCACTCGAGTTGGCTGGAGCCCTGAATCGCTATTCGATTACCGGCAGCGCGTACATCGACAATATCCGCGCCATGATCCGCGGCAACGACCTCGGCAAACTTTCCAGCCTCACCTTGGGCAATTCCGGCGGATAA
- a CDS encoding polysaccharide deacetylase family protein — protein MRQMLCAIVLGLLPFAAAAQTPSPPAAVPSHAVVFMYHRFGDARHPSTNVTLADFDAQLNWLAQRHYQVWPLAKVVDYLRARRPIPDHVVAISIDDAYQTVYEYAYPRLKARGWPFTVFVSTDAVDQHLPDFMTWDELREMQQHGANFGNHTMDHAHLAFRNKGETDLAWADRMRKDILGAQARLQAELGPQTNSDPKLFAYPYGEYDQDLAELVTGLGYVAFGQQAGAIGEPLDTRALPRFPIEEGYSAILQFVLDATSLPMPIASVLPWNPLVTSANNPPRLEVSLVLGRVPPAELHCYLNGPPMPVTWLNAERTRFAVQAPAAVGVGRTRYNCTALVNGRYYWYSKMWLLPPPP, from the coding sequence ATGCGCCAGATGCTTTGTGCAATAGTTCTGGGCCTGCTGCCGTTCGCGGCCGCGGCGCAAACACCATCGCCGCCCGCTGCAGTCCCCTCGCATGCGGTGGTATTCATGTATCACCGCTTTGGAGATGCGCGCCATCCGTCCACCAACGTTACGCTTGCGGATTTCGACGCCCAATTGAACTGGCTTGCGCAGCGCCACTATCAGGTGTGGCCACTGGCGAAGGTCGTGGACTATCTCAGGGCGCGTCGCCCGATTCCCGATCATGTGGTGGCCATCAGCATAGATGACGCCTATCAAACGGTGTACGAGTATGCCTACCCGCGGCTCAAGGCGCGCGGCTGGCCGTTCACCGTGTTTGTCTCAACCGATGCCGTGGACCAGCACCTGCCGGACTTCATGACTTGGGACGAGCTGCGCGAAATGCAGCAGCATGGCGCAAATTTCGGCAATCACACCATGGATCATGCACACCTGGCGTTTCGCAACAAGGGCGAGACGGATCTCGCCTGGGCTGACCGCATGCGCAAGGATATTCTGGGTGCCCAGGCGCGCTTGCAGGCCGAACTCGGGCCACAGACCAATTCCGATCCCAAACTCTTCGCGTATCCTTACGGGGAATACGATCAGGACCTGGCGGAGCTGGTCACCGGGCTGGGCTATGTCGCCTTCGGGCAGCAGGCCGGCGCTATCGGCGAGCCATTGGATACACGCGCCCTGCCGCGTTTCCCCATTGAGGAGGGTTACAGCGCGATTTTGCAGTTTGTCTTGGATGCGACCAGCTTGCCCATGCCGATCGCATCAGTGCTGCCGTGGAATCCACTGGTGACTTCCGCCAACAATCCGCCACGGCTGGAGGTGAGCCTGGTGCTGGGGCGGGTACCGCCCGCGGAGCTGCATTGCTACCTGAACGGGCCGCCCATGCCGGTCACCTGGCTGAATGCGGAGCGCACCCGGTTCGCCGTCCAGGCGCCGGCAGCCGTAGGTGTCGGGCGTACGCGTTACAACTGCACCGCGCTGGTCAACGGGCGCTATTACTGGTACAGCAAGATGTGGCTGTTGCCGCCACCGCCCTGA